Genomic window (Streptomyces liliiviolaceus):
AGCCCAGCAGGGACAGGTAGTTCAGCAGCCCCTCCGGGAGGAAGCCGCGCTCCCGGTAGAGGTTCAGCGAGGACTCGGGGTCGCGCTTGGAGAGCTTCTTGTTGCCCTCGCCCATCACGTACGGGAGGTGGCCGAAGGCCGGGGTCTCCTTGGCGATGCCCAGCTCGGTCAGCGCCTTGTAGAGGGCGATCTGGCGCGGGGTGGAGGAGAGCAGGTCCTCGCCGCGCAGGACGTGGGTGATCTCCATCAGGGCGTCGTCGACCGGGTTGACCAGCGTGTAGAGCGGGGCGCCGTTGGCCCGGACGATGCCGTAGTCCGGCACGTTCTCCGGGAGGTACGTGATCTCGCCGCGGACCAGGTCCGTGAAGGTGATCGGCTCGTCGGGCATACGGAAGCGGACGATGGGCGTGCGGCCCTCCGCCTCGTACGCGCTCTTCTGCTCGGCGCTCAGGTCGCGGCAGTGGCCGTCGTAGCCGGAGGGCTTGCCGGCGGCGCGGGCGGCGTCGCGGCGGGCGTCCAGCTCGGCGGTCGAGCAGTAGCAGTGGTAGGCGCGGCCGGCGTCGAGGAGCTTGCGCGCGACGTCCTTGTAGAGGTCCATGCGCTGCGACTGGCGGTACGGCGCGTGGGGGCCGCCGATCTCGGGGCCCTCGTCCCAGTCGAAGCCCAGCCAGCGCAGCGAGTCCAGGAGCTGCTCGTACGACTCCTCGGAGTCGCGGGCCGCGTCGGTGTCCTCGATGCGGAAGACGAACGTGCCGCCGGTGTGGCGGGCGTACGCCCAGTTGAAGAGGGCCGTGCGGACCAGGCCCACGTGGGGGTTGCCGGTCGGGGAGGGGCAGAAACGTACTCGGACGGCGGGGTCGGATGCGCTAGCCACGCTTGACAACCTTGTTGGTGAGAGTGCCGATGCCTTCGATGGTGACGGCGACCTCGTCGCCGACACCGAGGGGGCCGACCCCGGCGGGGGTGCCCGTGAGGATGACGTCTCCGGGGAGCAGCGTCATGGCCTCGGTGATGTTGACGATCAGATCCTCGATGGAGTGGATCATCTCGCTGGTGCGGCCCAGCTGGCGCTGT
Coding sequences:
- the gltX gene encoding glutamate--tRNA ligase gives rise to the protein MASASDPAVRVRFCPSPTGNPHVGLVRTALFNWAYARHTGGTFVFRIEDTDAARDSEESYEQLLDSLRWLGFDWDEGPEIGGPHAPYRQSQRMDLYKDVARKLLDAGRAYHCYCSTAELDARRDAARAAGKPSGYDGHCRDLSAEQKSAYEAEGRTPIVRFRMPDEPITFTDLVRGEITYLPENVPDYGIVRANGAPLYTLVNPVDDALMEITHVLRGEDLLSSTPRQIALYKALTELGIAKETPAFGHLPYVMGEGNKKLSKRDPESSLNLYRERGFLPEGLLNYLSLLGWSLSADRDIFSVEEMVAAFDVSDVNPNPARFDLKKAEAINADHIRLLDVKEFAERCAPWLKAPFAPWAPEDFDAAKWDAIAPHAQTRLKVLSEITDNVDFLFLPEPAVDEASWTKAMKDGSDALLTTAREKLEAADWSSAESLKEAVLAAGEAHGLKLGKAQAPVRVAVTGRTIGLPLFESLEILGKEKSLARIDAALAKLTA